In the Ctenopharyngodon idella isolate HZGC_01 chromosome 4, HZGC01, whole genome shotgun sequence genome, one interval contains:
- the LOC127510639 gene encoding gastrula zinc finger protein XlCGF49.1-like isoform X7, giving the protein MPFIKEENEDMKIEETFSVKQEETEEQTDLMVLKEEDQDLNDMKEKDLYEKQHDFITEEKSFNSSLTEKTSSQKRAQNTETSSDFICKQCGKSFCQHKNLEVHMRVHTGKKPYTCQQCGKSFNQKGHLTDHMRVHTGEKPYTCPQCGKSFSYKGQFKAHIRIHTGEKPYICHHCGKSFNQPGSLNMHMRIHTGDNRFICDQCGKSFRYKETLKYHMGLHL; this is encoded by the exons ATgccgtttattaaagaggagaatgaagacatgaagattgaagaaacattcagtgtgaaacaagaagaaactgaggaacaaacag ACCTGATGGTGCTGAAAGAGGAGGATCAAGATCTGAATGACATGAAAGAGAAAGATCTATATGAGAAACAGCATGATTTCATAACTgaagaaaaatcttttaattCCTCACTGACTGAAAAGACTTCCTCACAAAAAAGAGCTCAAAATACAGAAACTAGCAGTGATTTTATCTgcaaacagtgtggaaagagtttctgtCAGCATAAAAACCTTGaagtccacatgagagttcacacgggaaagaagccttacacctgccaacagtgtggaaaaagtttcaaccAAAAAGGACACCTTACAgaccacatgagagttcacactggagaaaaaccctacacatgccctcagtgtggaaagagtttcagttaCAAAGGACAATTTAAAGCCCAcataagaattcacactggagagaaaccctACATATGCCATcattgtggaaagagtttcaaccAACCAGGAAGCCTTAACatgcacatgagaattcacactggagataATCGGTTCATATGTgatcaatgtggaaagagttttagaTACAAAGAAACCTTAAAGTACCACATGGGCCTTCACTTATGA